The genomic interval CTGTTGAAAGAAGTTGCCAATGCGATTGCTAAAAACCACCCTGAAGTTTATCTGATTATTTTACTGATCGATGAACGTCCTGAGGAGGTAACAGACATGGCAAGAAGCGTACGTGCAGAAGTTATTGCTTCTACATTTGATGAACCAGCTGAACGTCACGTTAAGATTGCCAATATCGTATTGGAAAAAGCAAAACGTTTAGTAGAATGCGGACATGATGTAGTGATCCTGCTGGATTCAATTACACGCCTTGCCCGTGCTTACAATACAACTGCTCCTGCATCTGGTAAAATCTTATCTGGTGGTGTGGATGCAAACGCTTTACATAAACCAAAACGTTTCTTTGGTGCTGCCCGTAACATTGAAAGAGGAGGCTCTTTAACTATTTTAGCAACTGCATTAACAGATACAGGTTCTAAAATGGACGAAGTAATTTTCGAAGAATTCAAAGGAACAGGTAACATGGAATTACAATTAGACCGTAAATTGTCTAACAAACGTATCTTCCCTGCTATTGATATCACAGCATCGAGTACGCGCAGAGATGACTTATTACATGACAGAGATACTTTACAGCGCGTATGGATCTTACGTAACCACCTTGCAGATATGAATGCACAGGAGGCTATGGAGTTTGTTCAGGCACAAATCAAGAACACAAAAACTAATGAAGAGTTCTTAATTTCTATGAACAGCTAGTCGGATATGAAGAAACACATTCCCAATGCATTAACCTGTGCCAATCTCTTTTCGGGATGTATAGGCGTGGTTTTTGCATTTAAAGGAGATTTAAATATTGCAGCATATGCCGTATTAATATCCGGTATATGCGACTTTTTTGACGGATTTGCAGCCAGGTTGCTGCATGTGAAATCCCCTATTGGCAAAGAGCTTGACTCTTTAGCAGATATGGTAAGTTTTGGATTTTTACCAGGAGTGGTGATGTTCCAGTTACTTACACAGAGTGATTTTTCCTCTCCATACCTGCCCTACCTGGGATTTATGATGACCATTTTCTCTGCACTGCGTCTGGCTAAGTTTAATATAGATACCAGGCAGACAGAAGATTTCATCGGTTTAAATACACCTATGAATACCTTGTTTATTGTGTCCCTGCCATTTATCCGGAAAGATTATCCGGCATTGATTGGTTCTTCTGTTTTACTAATTGCCATTACAGTGATCATGAGTTTTTTGCTCACCAGTGAAATCAGGATTTTTTCTTTGAAATTCAGCTCATTTAAATGGGAACCGAATAAAATAAAGTTCATATTTCTGATTCTTTCAGCAATATTGATTGCTTTTCTGCAATTCGCTGCGGTTCCGTTTGTACTGGTACTTTACATTGCTTTATCTTTATTACATTTCAGGCGTGTGCCGAAGCTGTAATCAATGACCTGATAAAAAAAAGCTGTCAGCGGATCTTATGATTCACTGACAGCTTTTTTGTTTTTTAAAGATTCCTTTTACAATCTTTTTGCCAACTCCGCTTTCGCTTCATCAAGCTGTCTGTACAAAATTTCTACAAATTCATTCAATTCTTTCAATACGCGCGGCATGTCCTCAAGATCTTTCAGATCCCGTGCATTATTTTCTATCAACTGGAGATGTCCGCGGGCATCTTCTCTGCCCACGTAAGATAGCGTAGGTTTTATTTTATGTGCATAGCCTGCCATCTTTTCCCAGTCCTGAGCTTCAAATGATTGTTCAAGATCTGCAACATATAAAGGTGTTTGTACCTTAAACATATCTATCATTTCAATCATAAACTCAGCACTGTCACCAGACATATCCCGGAGATAAGACAGATCAAGGGGGCTGTTATTTTTTTCTTCGTCAATCATTTGAAACAAAACTAATAAATTTATAATATTTTATACACGGTTAAATTATCTTTTAATAAAGATAATAATATTGATATACGCTGTTTAAACACAGGATGCTCAACTTCTCCTGCAATTTCTGCTAAGGGTTCCAATACAAATCTCCTGTCCTGCATCCTTGGGTGCGGAACCTGCAACCGCTCTCCATCATTAATGATTTCCTGTCCATATAAAATCACATCGATGTCAATCAGCCTGGCACCCCATTTCACTAATCTTATCCTGCCCAGTTCTTGTTCTATCTCCAATGCTAAGTCCAACACCAAATCAGCAGTTTTGTTTGTTTCCACACCAATTGCCACATTCAAAAAAGGGGGCTGATCTTCGTTACCCCATGCGGCAGTCTCGTATAAAGCTGATTTGGAGACTATTGACCCGATACGGCTTTCAATCTTTGAAATAGCTTCTTCAATTAACTCTTTTCTTTCTCCCAGGTTACTTCCCAGTAACAAATAAACCGTTTTATAATCCAATCCCATATCAAAGCTAATTCATTAAGAGCAAGCCTGAATTTAGTTGATAAATCTCAGTTAGTTTCTTAATATATTTACAAATTAAATATTAAACATCCACATGAAAGAATTTTTTAAATATGTTTTTGCTACCGTCGTAGGAATTATCATTTCCACTTTCCTTATTGCCATTTTCTTTATAGTTTTTGTGGTCGCACTGGTTTCTTCAATAGACAGCGACAAAACTGTGGATGTTGTCAGTAACTCGGTGCTCTACCTGAACCTTGACCAGACCATTAAAGAACGTACACCAAACAAAACACTGGACAACCTGCCTATTATAGGTTCAAACGTCGGAAAAAGCCTTGGCTTTAACGATCTGATGCGGGCCTTAAAAAGAGCAAAGACAGATGATAACATTAAATGTCTTTATCTGAATGTAAGTTCTCCAAGAGCAGGAAAAGCAACTTTAAAAGAAATAAGAGATGCCTTGATTGACTTTAAGAGCAGTAAAAAAAAGATCATCGCTTATAGCGAGGTTTATACACAAGACGCTTATTACCTGGCTTCAGTTGCTGATAAAGTTTATCTGAACCCACAAGGTGCTTTAGAATTCAAAGGCTTTAGCTCTCAGCTGACCTTTTTTAAAGGCGCTATGGAAAAACTGGGTGTAGAAGCACAGATTATCCGCGTTGGTAATTATAAAAGTGCAGTAGAGCCATTCACAAATGTTAAAATGAGCGATTACAACCGTCAGCAGGTTACCGCTTACCTTGGTGGTTTATATAGTACTTTCCTGGAAGGTATTTCTGTATCCAGAAATATTCCAAAAGATAGTTTGTATAAAATGGCTGATACTTATAAAATTCAGACTCCTGAGGATGCATTGGCTTATAAAATGATAGATGGCCTTAAGTACAAGGATGAAGTCATTGATGAACTGAAAGCATTGAGCGGAACAGGCAAAAATGAAACTATCGCTACTGTGACTATCAATGACTATGCAACCAATCAGAAAGAAGAAAACACTGAAAGCAAAGACAAAATAGCTGTCATTTATGCCAATGGCGATATTACAGGTGGTGAAGGCAGTGATGAATCAATCGGTTCAGAGCGCATTTCACGTGCCATCAGAAAAGCCAGACAGGATGATAAAATTAAAGCTATTGTACTTCGTGTAAATTCGGGTGGCGGAAGTGCACTGGCATCAGACGTGATCTGGAGAGAGATTGTACTGGCTAAAAAAGTAAAACCTGTAATGGCATCTTTCGGCGATGTTGCGGCTTCGGGCGGTTACTATATTGCTTGTGCAGCCGATTCTATTTTTGTACAGCCAAATACCATTACTGGTTCTATTGGTGTATTCGGTATTATTCCTAATTTCCAGAACCTGTTAACCAATAAAATAGGGATTACTTTTGACGGTGTAAAAACAGGTCAGTATGCTGATATCATGAGTACAAACCGTCCGTTAACTCCGGGAGAAAGATTAATCATTCAAACAGATGTTAACCATGTCTATGATACTTTCACCAGCCGCGTTGCAGAAGGACGTAAGCGCTCTAAAGCATATATCGACTCTATAGGAGGCGGACATGTCTGGGTAGGTACTGATGCAGTAAAAATCGGTCTGGCAGATAAAATCGGCAGTTTTAATGATGCAATTGTTGCCGCTGGTAAAAAAGCGAAACTAAGCAGTTATAAAATTGTAGAATATCCTGAGAAAACAGATCCTTTAAAATCGTTCTTATCAGATGCGGGAGATAATGTAAGAATGTATTATGCAAAACAGGAATTCGGAGAAAACTTCCTGTTATATCAGCAATTGAAAAAGGTAGTGGTTAACAGTGGTATCCAGGCAAGAATGCCATTCGAAATCAATATTCAGTAGCATCACTTTTATAAAAGCTAAAAAAGCTGCCTCACGAGTAATTGTGAGGCAGCTTTTTTATTTAATTTTTTTTCTTCATAAAACTTTTTATATACAATTTAGATATTTATTACCTTTTAAATATAAAACTTGATTAGCTTTCCATAAATTATTAAGAATTATGTTGGCTATAACAAATAAATACATTGATCCATTATCAGATTTTGGATTCAAACACCTTTTCGGCGGCGAGCCTAATAAAGAGACCATGATCGCCTTTTTAAACGCATTGTTTGAGGGAGAAAAACACATTATTGATCTTGTATATAATCCAACTGAACTCGCTGGTGACGGCAAGGAGGATAGAAAGATCTTCTTCGATTTGTTATGTACCGGAGACAAGGGTGAGCAATTTATCGTGGAGATGCAGCGGGCAGCACATGATAATTTTGAAGATCGCTGCATTTTTTACCTGAGCCGGCTCATTCAACAGCAGAAGTTGATGAGCAAGGGTAACTGGAAAGTTAAACTGAAAGAAGTTTTCCTGATTGCAATCCTGGATTTTAACATGAAGAATTGTCTGAGTGATGATTATTTGCAAAGTATTTCACTGGTGAATACAGGTACAGGTAAAATATTCCACAATGGACTGGGATTTAAGTTTTTGGAACTGCCTAAATTTGAGAAGAAAGAAGATGAACTGAAAAATGAGCTGGACAAATGGGTTTATATGCTCAAACACATGCACAGTTTAAATCAGATTCCTAAATATCTGGATAAACGTGTTTTTGAAAAAATATTTAAGATCGCTGAAATGAACGAATTATCACCAGAACAACAACTTTTATACATATCGATTTTACAACAGGAAGAAGACGATATAGGCTTGATGGAATGTGCAAAAGAAAGAGCAGAAAAAGAAGGGATGGAAAAAGGGCTTGAACGAGGGCTTGAACAAGGAAAACATGAAACTGCACTGGCCATTGCCAAAAAAATGAAAGAAGAAAATTTTGAGCTGGCTAAAATTGCCGGGTTTACTGCACTCTCTATTGAAGAAATAGAAGGCCTTTAACCAAAGGTGAGGCTATAATATGCTATAGCCTCACCTTTAAATCATTTCACACTCACAAAAGCAAATGCAGGAAACTTATAATTATTATTTACGGTAAAAAAATCTTTACCGCAATGCTCATCTAAGGTAGCCAGTCCGAAAAGCATTGTTGAATAATCAATCCCCTGAACTTCATTCGCTGTCCAGGCAGGATCCTTCTTACTATATCTCCATAAAATATCATAAGCAGTTCCAGGAAGTTTGTAAACTCCTTTATTAGCTCTGTATAAGCTCATCAAATCATTCTTTGCAGTAGCATTAACCGGAATAAAACCACCTATAATATGGGGAGAAACCACCTGTCCGGCATTGTCATTAATTCGATTTGCATGGTAGCCGGAAGGATCGCTCCCTGCTCCCAGCCCCCATTCGTAACGTGCTGTAACACCAGTTCCTGTCCACCACTGCTGATCGGCCAGCATTGCATTCTTCATATAGTTCATATAAGCCGGGCTTGCCGAATAAGGCTGACACAGATAATAGCAAAACTGAGGAATAAAATCAGAGAGATATGAACCCGGATAATCAGTAAGGAGCTCATAACCAGCATAATTCGATTTAGGTAAATTGGCTGTATTCGCGTAGAAATTAGTCCATAAATTAGTTGCAGGCCCTCCTTTCCCATTCTCTGCTTTATAAGCCAGGTGAGCCAGCAGCATGTATTCGTTATAAACTGAAGTAGTACCTATCCCCTTACCATTTGCATCAAGCGTAAGATAAAGCTTACCAGTTAGCGGATCGGCAATTGCTTTTGACCAGTCAATAGATTGATATAAAGAATCCGCAAGCCCGGAAATTGTCTGATTATTTTTAAAATAGTTCTTACAAAATAAAGCTCCTGAAACCATAATAGCCGCATCGACTGTACTGTATTCAGAACCCCATTCCTGTGAACCAGTTTCCATATTCACAAAATGCCGCGGAAATCCAGCTGCATTTACATCCAGTTTAAAAGTCTTATTGCGTGCAAGAATACTTCTTAGGGTAATAACAGCCTGTTTATCTGCATCATTAACCCATTTCATTTGATCTGCAATACAAAGTGATACCAGTCCGATGCCAAT from Pedobacter sp. WC2423 carries:
- a CDS encoding Hpt domain-containing protein, encoding MIDEEKNNSPLDLSYLRDMSGDSAEFMIEMIDMFKVQTPLYVADLEQSFEAQDWEKMAGYAHKIKPTLSYVGREDARGHLQLIENNARDLKDLEDMPRVLKELNEFVEILYRQLDEAKAELAKRL
- the pssA gene encoding CDP-diacylglycerol--serine O-phosphatidyltransferase, coding for MKKHIPNALTCANLFSGCIGVVFAFKGDLNIAAYAVLISGICDFFDGFAARLLHVKSPIGKELDSLADMVSFGFLPGVVMFQLLTQSDFSSPYLPYLGFMMTIFSALRLAKFNIDTRQTEDFIGLNTPMNTLFIVSLPFIRKDYPALIGSSVLLIAITVIMSFLLTSEIRIFSLKFSSFKWEPNKIKFIFLILSAILIAFLQFAAVPFVLVLYIALSLLHFRRVPKL
- the sppA gene encoding signal peptide peptidase SppA; protein product: MKEFFKYVFATVVGIIISTFLIAIFFIVFVVALVSSIDSDKTVDVVSNSVLYLNLDQTIKERTPNKTLDNLPIIGSNVGKSLGFNDLMRALKRAKTDDNIKCLYLNVSSPRAGKATLKEIRDALIDFKSSKKKIIAYSEVYTQDAYYLASVADKVYLNPQGALEFKGFSSQLTFFKGAMEKLGVEAQIIRVGNYKSAVEPFTNVKMSDYNRQQVTAYLGGLYSTFLEGISVSRNIPKDSLYKMADTYKIQTPEDALAYKMIDGLKYKDEVIDELKALSGTGKNETIATVTINDYATNQKEENTESKDKIAVIYANGDITGGEGSDESIGSERISRAIRKARQDDKIKAIVLRVNSGGGSALASDVIWREIVLAKKVKPVMASFGDVAASGGYYIACAADSIFVQPNTITGSIGVFGIIPNFQNLLTNKIGITFDGVKTGQYADIMSTNRPLTPGERLIIQTDVNHVYDTFTSRVAEGRKRSKAYIDSIGGGHVWVGTDAVKIGLADKIGSFNDAIVAAGKKAKLSSYKIVEYPEKTDPLKSFLSDAGDNVRMYYAKQEFGENFLLYQQLKKVVVNSGIQARMPFEINIQ
- a CDS encoding Rpn family recombination-promoting nuclease/putative transposase, with amino-acid sequence MLAITNKYIDPLSDFGFKHLFGGEPNKETMIAFLNALFEGEKHIIDLVYNPTELAGDGKEDRKIFFDLLCTGDKGEQFIVEMQRAAHDNFEDRCIFYLSRLIQQQKLMSKGNWKVKLKEVFLIAILDFNMKNCLSDDYLQSISLVNTGTGKIFHNGLGFKFLELPKFEKKEDELKNELDKWVYMLKHMHSLNQIPKYLDKRVFEKIFKIAEMNELSPEQQLLYISILQQEEDDIGLMECAKERAEKEGMEKGLERGLEQGKHETALAIAKKMKEENFELAKIAGFTALSIEEIEGL
- the folK gene encoding 2-amino-4-hydroxy-6-hydroxymethyldihydropteridine diphosphokinase; protein product: MGLDYKTVYLLLGSNLGERKELIEEAISKIESRIGSIVSKSALYETAAWGNEDQPPFLNVAIGVETNKTADLVLDLALEIEQELGRIRLVKWGARLIDIDVILYGQEIINDGERLQVPHPRMQDRRFVLEPLAEIAGEVEHPVFKQRISILLSLLKDNLTVYKIL